Sequence from the Tenrec ecaudatus isolate mTenEca1 chromosome 6, mTenEca1.hap1, whole genome shotgun sequence genome:
TTTTCTCCAAAGTTCAAGGGAAAACTGCAGAAGGTTTGTGAGGACAGAGAGGAGAGTGCTATTTAGGAGCGCGAGGGTTGccgctgggtaaagtggagcagGGAGACTGGGAAGGCGGAGCGGGGAGACTAGCCACAGACCTGTCAAAAGGAATGAGTCATGAGATAGTGGCAGCCTAACGCAGGTGACCTAAGAGAACTGGAGACCATATGACATGTTGtggaaggaggaggtggaggaggagacaaagaaaaagagaagtgtACAAAGACTCTGAGGTGATGAACATATGAGACTGGGTGAACAGAGGCATTCTCCCTGGAACAATACTGCGTTCTTGGCTGTACCTTTATAGGAATAGATGACCcggtctttgtcctgtggaggcaATGAGCGGGTTCAAATCATCAACCTCTCAATTTATAGGCGAGGCACTCAttgtgccaccaaagctacttagAAACTGACGAGGGGACAAACAGAATGAGCTGAGGGAGAAGATTTAGAATCACAACAGGACACAGACCAAGTCAAGTGCATTGATGGAAAACACTGCGCAGGAAGTCCGCGCAGCCCACCGCAGTTGACCGTAAAGCGACGAACAGTCTGCACAGAATCAGATGACAACCGCAACAGCCTTCTTTGCGGCATGAAGCAAAGAAGTGCCCATCAAGCGTACACGGTTCTGTCTTCTTCTATGTCACTCACATATGGATCCTAGAGCCAATTTCTGTCACACCTTGAATGAAAGCGCAATAGTAGATATGGAATTTCAAAGGTGAACAGCATTCATATTTTTCTtctgaacaaaaatgaaatatcCCACAGATAACCATTTTTTTCTCTGCTGAGCAACAGGTTTATTATCCATTTACTTAAAAAACATGTTTAGCACAAAGATATGTTAAGTAGAAAGATAGAGCATAACActtcatatttttgaaagaaaaagacATTTTTCAATTCGTAAAAATTGTATAAACACAGACATGAAAAACACCAAcatcacatttttttttaaagaaattggcaaGCACAGTTGGCCGCAAGTGAAAAATAAACTAAATGGATAACTTTGAAAACACGATAATTCTGTGAGCTGTGTgcatgtttcttttgaaaaaaactatattggctaaggagccctggtagtctgGTGTGCTCTGCATTAAGCTGTGAATTAcaaacaaggtcagcagatcgaattcaccagcagttccatgggagagagatgaagctgtccACTCTCATgatgatataaaatattaaaaatcatttaaaatgttgGCTGGTGCAGATAAAGGCTGCCTCTAGGAGTCATCCATGAACAGTTAAAACACGTCGTGTCAGGGTGAACAGCCATCACAGCCATTAGGTCAGGAAAGAACTGGCTCCTCAGACTTACAGGCATATTCTTACTTCAAATGTGTTCGTACAGGAGTCAAGATTGAGTGGTCTTACGCATTGGGCTGAcacatttaaattaaaaagtgTGGAAAGTTTTCTTCTTCATAATGTGCTATTACTACCATCATCTTAAAATATCCTAGCCTAGctttttattttatgcaaataaaattaGTTGCTTTCAATCTATGCCATAGCCCTCCAAAAGATAAGAACTGGGAAACAATacaaaggtcagaaaaataaTATCAAAAGGGGCATTAAGTGGAGCAGaggtaaatgaagaaaataattcaATTCCTTCACATTCGTTATCCATCCACGTGATGTTCTATCAGAACAGAAAGAGGCCGTCCCTAGCCCTCTTCATGAACCGGCAATCTGTGGAGGGAAACCAGACCCTCCATGTGTGTGATTCAATAAGGGGAGAATACAAGTTCCAAGGTAAGACAGTTTTGCAGGTGCATCAGTGTAGGTGCCAAAAAGCTGAATAGTCCCAAATAAGTGAAAAATCCAGGTGTCATCAAAATAGGCTCCCAAGGAGAAATAGGTATGTGATTTCACTGTGAGTGAGGGATCGAGGCCTATACCCCACAGTTACTCCTGTGTAGCCTACTAACCcagaggttgggggttcaaatccacccagaggtacctcagaagaaaggcgtctacttctgaaaggtcagtCATCGAAAACACTATGGAGCCCAGACCTATTCTGAAGCACCTGAGGTTTCCATGGGGGGCAATCAGTTTGATAGCAACTGATTTTTAGTGCCTGGCACAGAAGCCCCAGATAAGAGAATGATATGCACTTTATCAATGTGAAGATGGCTAATGGGCTGGACCTAACTCAGGGATGATCTAAAGAAGCAATGCAATCGCCAAGGCAAGCAGGTACACGGGGCCTGGACTGTAAGTAAGGCTGAGGTGTCAGAGCCTGAGTCAAGAGCTAATAAGGAGCCACGATAGGTTTTTAAACAGGAAGGTAGCTTCAGAAATAGCTAAATGTTGGTTTTCCATTATGGTAAAACAACCTGTTAGTTTGCATGCACATAGTTGGTCTGGCCCAAGAGACTGAATACATTCACTTGGGAGGGCATTATGATTGACATATGATGTGGTTATGTTTTTATGATGAAAAACTAGATTTTAAAAAACTGTCTTGACACCTAGCAGGCTCACCTTTTAGTAAACTGATATATAAGGCATTTATACTTGACTGTGCTGAAAATTAGGCAAGAGGGTTCTGCAAAAAGTTTATCTCCAGTCAACTAAACACATGCACATAGTGTCACACGACAGAAACCATCTTCAAATCCTGGACACCTCATGCTCTCTCTCCATTCCTTTCCCTATACTGCTTCTTTCAGTTGGATTTTAGCTTACTTTTTCATGGGAAACCGGTCAGGGAATATGCACGAATATTTACTGAACGTGTAGTTCAAATTTATGGGCCATGGAGCACTCTGTTACATATGTTGCTAAATTTAATCCTGGTATGTATATGTGGTACAACAATCTAGAAGACATATTTTAGATAGAAATTTATAGTAAAAGAGGAATAGAAAATGTGCACATTTTATAACGTACAATTAATAATCATCTAAATATTACATATATGCAACTAATTTATATCTGTTAATCGCAGcagacaatgaaaacaaaacactccTTGATAACTTTTCTTCAGGATAACCAGTATCAATAATTTATTTCTCTTTGTCACAATTACCATCGTTAGCTAGCTACGTGACCAATGCAACTACGTATCACAGGAAGATTGTCTACCTACACTTCACCGAGACGGGGACACTGCCACTTACGTGTTCAATGTACAATGGTGTGTTCAAAAGAGGTGTGTTTTCTGTGTAAGACAAGATGAGGCATGTGATTTATTAACAGGGTTGATTTAATATGCACACATTATGCCAAGAAGCAAGCATAGAAATGTTTTGGCATTGAGTTGTTATTAAAGTTAGAAAACAAGcaaattagagaaataaatccagatttTAACTTACAATAGACAGATATATTGATGTAGGAAATTAATCGGCTCCTCGGTATTTTTGTTcaactctttttgttttgttttcttttttaaaaaatttgtttatAAATGAGTAATATGAATCTTATCACAAGGTAAAGAAAGATTTCATCCCCAAAAGAAGGTACCGGCatatgaaaacaaatgaaaaaattacCAGGTATTTTTGCTTACAAAAAATTTAAACTATAAAGAgtcacaaaatatatataaaagcgCCACCTTGAACGAGGCAATCATACTCTACCCAAACCGGTAGGACCCTCTAAGCTCAGTTGTGCGCACACAGTCACACCGTCGTGACCGACAGAAAGGCATTGTGAACGCGCGTGCCGTCAGGAGACTTGGCCCCATGGGTCATCAGTTCTTGGATGGTCATCCAGTTGTCCAagattttcttgtttctttttttcatcaTCTTTTTGTGACTGAGTTCAATGATGTTGATCTCCTTCTTGCCCTCGTTACCGCTCTGAGGACTCTCCTTGAGACACTCTAAGCGGCTCCGCATCATGAACTCGCGACGCCGACGCTGCTCTTTGGCACGGACCAGGTGCTGCTTTCTCTCCTCTTTGCTCCAGTAGCGCCCCATCTTCATCTCGCTCATGGTGTCATCATCTGTGGTCATGCCACTCCGCTCCTCCTTGATCTTTAAGGCCCGTTCCTTCAGAAGCCGGTCTCGCACTGGTCTCTTCGTGATGTACCGGGTCCCGTCGCTCCTGATTTTCACCTTCCACTCCATCTTGGGCTCCGCACACTTCTGAGGCTCCTTGCACACGCTCACCAAACTGAGCTGACTCTGAGCGTACTCCACCGCCGATTTCTGTTGGATTAACTGCATGTAGCTCTGATAATGGCGCGCGTGTGCTGGGATGTTGGCATATCTGTAGGAGGAGCTGTGGTAAGGAGAGAGATACGGGATGTGCGCAGTGGCCGGTTTTTCTTGGTCGGGAAGCCTGTTGTTTTCCAAGAGCTTCTCTTCGCCATCAACGCTACTACCTTGCTCGGCCGTTTTGGCTTTGGTGGAGGTCCACTCTTTGCCGCTCTGTCCAGGAGAGGGCTGATGGGCTGCCACTGTGCTGCTCAGGTTCTTCTTGTTGGTGAGGTGGATGACTCTGGGCAGGGAACTGTCCGGGGAGCGGTCCACAGTGAGCGGAGTGCTTCTACAGCTTTCGGCCGTGTTGTAAGCACTGGAACTGTCCTTGTCAGACTTTTCTGGGTGTTCCATGATGTCATCTAGTTTTGCTCTCTGCCCATCTAAGCTGGTGTTATAATTTCGGAATCCTCCATCATGCAGTGCCCATATGTCTCCATAGTGGTCTGTCACTTTCTGAAGCCTGTGAGCCTGCATGATATTCTGGCATTCAAGTTCAATGTTTCTTAGCTCTTCATTGAGCAGCTGTAGCTCATGCTCCACACCCTCTTGCTCCCCTTGATTACATTCAATTGTGCTGCTTGAGTAATACAGGTCGTATTCTCCATGGTTTCGAATCTTGCACTTGAGTTCCAAGAGTTGCCGAAATCTATCACATTCATCTTCTTGGTTTCCAGTGCAGTCTGAATCAATGTATTCACCAGACATGAAGTTCTCGTTGCACTGAAGTTCAATGCTGCCTAGAGTGTCTTGGCTCTGGCCAAGTTCTCTCTTGCTCTTCAGAGAAACGCTGTGGGGGTCCTCAGGCACGTTCTCCTGCTCCGAGCTCTCGTCATTCCGTAAGCTCTCATCGGTGCGTCCCACTCCACTGTCTTTCTCATGATTGTTGGATGACGAGGTTGCCGTGtctgttgcaccttcttcttcttcttgcttttttggctAAGATAATAAAGTtgagagaacaaagaaaattactcTTTTTCAAAAATATCTAATTCTTGAAACAATTGTTTGTCAAATAATGTCTTGGTGAAAATGCAACTCCTAGAAAGCTGGTCTAATCGTTACCGCTCATAACAATTTTAGAAATAAAGGCAATTAGCTCCTGACAGTTTTTAATGGAAGGGAATGGAGACAACGAAAGCAGCTTGACTATGGCGGGGGTACTCAGTTGGGGGTAAATAAAACAGACCACAATTAAGGAAGGTCACTTACTAAGATTTCTCTTACTTGCAAAACTCTAGTGTGCAAGTGCATACATGAgggaagttattagtttctaaaGCGACAGTAAAGAGCCCCATTGGTGTTGTGGATTAGGCATTGATCTGCTGACggaaaggttggtgcttcaaacccacctgcactccatgggagcaagatgtGGCCACGTTTCCCAGTGACGTTTCACTGTTTGGGAAACCTTATGTAGGTTCACTTACAAGtgcaactgacttgatggcagagtaaGGTGATGGTTCACACTCAAAGGCGTGCTACTGGGGCATTAACAATTTGGAGGCCTTGAGTTCAGAATCaatacttttttttccttcctgaactttcCTTAAGCAAATGGAAATAAAACCGATCCTTCCTCAATCTAACGACATGGTGAGATAATGGTCACACAGTTGCAGGAGTGGTTTAACATTATGTCAGCGCTGGAGTCCAGGACCTTCTCTCTGTAGATGAGGAACTAAATGTCCTCAAAGGAGTCAATTATTAGTGACATGTTTTCATCTCCATTTCTCCTATGTCTGGGATGCCATGATCCCATATAAGTGTGCCTCTCATAGCTCCCCTCCTCCAAATCAGATTGCTCAAAAGCAAAACACCGAGGCTCGGGTCTCAACTACATGCTATTAGTTGCAATTCCAGCTCATGGGAACCCCTCTGTGCAGAGCACAGCTGCTACACAGGTTGTTTCCCCCGCTaagtctgtgatctttctgcagccaattgccaggtctttctttggaGGAGTCTCTAGATGGATTTGAACCCTCAAGTTTCCAGCTACTGTATGAGGGCTTAATTTGTTGAACCACCCAGGCATGCCTTGTTTGAAGTACATTAACTTTTTCTACCCTTAACCATTAGATACCTTCAAAGGTGAATTTTACCTTAGGATAAAAATGACTGTCATTTTCTCCCACATCAATATTGGCAGAACAACATTTAAGGGAGACTAGGATTATCTTATTCTAGGATTTGGTCTTTTCCTGGAAATATATATACCCTAGTTTCTTGACAACATACTTAGATTGATTTGCAATTTAAAATTTCTTATTGATAAAAATAGAGGAATAAGTAATTTAACAAACAACAAGGAACTTCTCACTCAAAGCTGAAAATAGTGGTGGTAGCTGTACAGTGTGCTATAAAACCCCAAAGGGTATTACTGTTAGCCGACATTTGAGTTGATGTAGTGCGTTACTTAGACTTAGGTTTTTCACATGCGCTGGAAATGAGCTGAAAAAATACAAGAGGACTGATCCCCCCACCCGCTAATTTTACATGCAATACCAGTGATGGACATTAGGCTGTAGAAAATACTGAGCAATGTGTTCTTTGCAGTTATAGAATCCTGGGTAGTATCTCATGTAGAAATTTCTAATAAATGAAGTAGAGATTTTTGTAAAGTGACTTTACATCTGGATATGTGTTTTAGGAATTTTGAAATTGAATTTGGCTCTCTTTTGTTACTGGTTTATGATCAACTGTGAAAAGAAACAGAGGTGTCTGTCCTCAATTCTTGAACTTCTCATTCCCCACATAGTGATATTCTATCATTTATCCTTTCCCTATGGGATTAGGACAGTGACAGGTAATGCTTCCACCGAGACTGTTCTGACGCTGTATTATTGTTCATAGGGCAAAGGACTTCTAAAGGTTTCTGTACTTATCATTTTTCAGTCTCATGGGAGAGAAAAATTTCCACACAAGGAGAATCTAACCTCGGGGACAGCTAGTGTTACCTCCAAAGCCCTCGCATTTGTATTAAGTCTGATGAGTAGGCAGCATTTGACACCATGTCCCATCACCTGGACAGGTGTTCTCCCTTCTCCCTTTATTCAAACATCCTCCTGTCAATTCAGCATCAGCTCACATTTTGTATCTAAGAGAGAAGAAGCCTGGAGCGAGGGCTTTCTTGCATGTAGCTTGCAGCTGCCACCACAAAAACATCTTTATTTGAAGCCAATCTTGAAGTCAAACATAAAAAATTTCAACTCCCCACTAGCTGTATTGAAAAGCCGTCACCATAGTAATAGCAGCAGCACTTTTGAGCACCAACTGCTGTTTTGGAAGTGATGTACATACAAGCATCCATGATCATCATATGAACATCTCATATGGCGATATCGACCCCATGGATGGAAACCTACTGATGTATTCACTACACAAATGTGTATATGAGGTATTtagtttttgtgccaacctggctgataaacacatgtgggggtaattgaaggacggagggataaaaggctcagtgcctcgcctttctagtttttgggtctcttgctttgtgacggttggaccagggtgcagttgccttagcccataccctgctccagctggcaaggctcacttcctgcaagacatccccaaggagatgcTGCATGgaactaccccaatgcagccctgggtgttggagcagctgtgtggagacccctgccagtgctgagatgttggcACATTTACTGatctggctttcctcctgcagtcggtggcatagtgtgtgttttgtgagatggaggaggactttgtggattggtgtgtgagacatataggttaatgttggacttgcgggcttgggcagcactgggttgggatgttttcttaatgtgcacttaacctttatataaaaatctctcttatacatgaatttctatggatttgtttctgtaaagtacccagactatagTACACAAACACAATGAGGTCTCTGTTATGGGACATTAGCATATCTCTATATAGTTTATTTTCATCTCAGTAAAGGGATGCATATTCTTTATGTTCCCAAGCCTAATTGTGTTGAATTTTTCTTTAAAGCTTTATTTAAGGGTATGTTAATAATTGATGTTGAGAATAACATGATGATTTAAAAATCAACAAAGTGACCGTAGAAATGTGAATAAAATCATTCCAGGTAGCTGAATGACATGGATCTGATGTCCAGGACCTGGAATCTATTGTTCTTGTTttggtatattaagaaaacaataataatgacaACAATGTCACAAGTCATACTTTTACAAGGTGCAAATCAAGAAAGGGCAGGAACTTTGACCCATTCCTCTTTGTAGTCTTGGTACGAATAATAGTGCTCGGGACATATTGAAAGTCAAATATGATTctatgattctaactcatagagaccctataggacagagttgaactgcccttgtgggagtggaaagcctcatctttcacccgtggggtggctggtggtttctaactgctgcccTTGGAGTTGCAGTCCAACTCACGGTGGCACCAGGGCATATTAGCAGCTCAAACTTGATTTTGGAATGAGTATGTGACCCTGAGCAAAATGCTGTCCATAGTCTCAAGGAGAACTACTTCTACTCAGGCTTCTATAGGTGCAATCAGGATACCCACAGAAATATTTGatcatgatgccaaatgcaaaatTAAGCTAGATAGATATGTCAGATATCAAGTTAGATAGCTTATATCAGGGCATCATCATCCTAAAATTGCCTTATACGTAATGTTCTTTGTGCGTTTTTAATGTACTGTTTGGTAGCTGCATGAGAATCAGCCTTTCTCCAGTTGACATAGTGAAACATAGCATACATTTTTTTTACTATAGTTTTGAACTTCTACATTTAGGTTAGAATAGTACCTGGGTCATCATAATACTGCAGGTAGGCCCTGACTTAAGACATACTTGAGATATGATAAAATACATTTCAACtatacatgtatttatttatcatCAATACTGCAAGATATGATTTGCTGATGTTACCGTATCATTTGTTCATGTGaagattttttattttactttaaggaatttatttcttttgctattgttgcgagtacacacagcagaacatacCCCAGTCAACAAGGTCTACGTGGACCATTTAGTCATTCTGTCCACAGTCTCCTAGTGGTGACCCATTCTCAACTGCCTTTGATGAGTTGCTCCTCTCCCATTGGTGTCAATTCACAGCACTCGAACGTTCCTACCCAATCATTCAAGTTGCCttgtcactgtgaccctatatagatTGTTCTTacaagagcataatgctcaagatAGACAATTTTTTTAACTAGTTAAGCTATACTCTTGTTTGGTTTTTCGAAGACTGCATGGCATACTTTTGATTTAAGTTTAAAGATTGTCTCAAGGCAATAGTGTCAGGGGTACATTCAATCTTCATGGCCCTAGGCAAAGTCTTGAATATTTGAAATTCTGATCTATATTTTCCTCCCTTACGAGAAGGATTCCTCTctagaatttttaaattaaaatgttcagtaatgctAGCTGGCCACCCTTAAGTTCTGGTTTTATGGTAAAAGATGTAGTTATTTGTTGAGGCAATTAGTTAGACGTTCTATATCCTTCTTTTATCCCCAACTCTCTTCCTCTGTTGTTCCAAATGAATACAGTTGAATTGTTCTGCCTTGGTGGTCATTTCCAAGCTGGTAAGACCAATATCAACTGAATTAGGAGGTAGACCTGAAGCATAAACACTTGTATGCCAATTAACTGGGAAGTTCCATGTAACCATGACCCTAGCCCTCCAAACCAAGAAACCCAAAATCCCATAAAGTTTTGGGTTGTAGATAAACAGTTCCATCAGTtactgttttttccttttttggtcaTTGTAAATTATCAAATGACTGTTGTCAATTCATAGTTTTATAGGAGTACAGTTTAAGATCAGCAATGGCAACAATCTTTTGTGTACCCTTATCCTGAACCAGTGAGCTCCTTTACCACTGTTAACGCCCTCTCACGCCTATCCCAACCCTACAGCCACCAGTTAACTCTGTGGTCCATACAATTGCCTTTTAAAGTCTTTTTATATAATTGAAGTTGTATAGTATTCGCCCTGGAGTGATTTACTTGTTTTACTCAGTATAATGTCTTCAGGCAGCATTATATCAAGACTTTGTTTCTTCCACTGACTGAGTAGTGTTCCATTTTAAGTATGTACTACATTTTGTTTACCCAATCAACTGTTGATGAGCATTTTCAGTTGATTTCACCTTTTggttattgtgaatagtgctgcagtaAACATTGGTGTACAGATCTTTATTTGAGTTTCTTCTTTTAAGTCTTTGGCATTTATATCTAGGAGTGAAATAGCTGGGTCATAGGGTaggtaggtttttttttttttttaggagctGTGACGTTGTTTCCCACAGTGACTGTACTATTTTGCATTCACACAAGCAATGGGTAAGGGTTCCAGTTTCCTCACAGCCTC
This genomic interval carries:
- the PDZRN4 gene encoding PDZ domain-containing RING finger protein 4 isoform X2, which produces MGCNLCTFQKREEHYQLLYEVSQVNGKNLSMATHEEAVEAFRNAKEPIVVQVLRRTPLSKQPYGPAPEVQLLNASTQTDITFEHIMALAKLRPPTPPVPDVCPFLLSDSCHSLHPMEHEFYEDNAYLSSLPADADRTEDFEYEEVELCRVSSQEKLGLTVCYRTDDEEDTGIYVSEVDPNSIAAKDGRIREGDRILQINGEDVQNREEAVALLSSDECRRIVLLVARPEIQLDEGWLEDERNEFLEELNLEMLEEQHNEAMQHTANEVEQPKKQEEEEGATDTATSSSNNHEKDSGVGRTDESLRNDESSEQENVPEDPHSVSLKSKRELGQSQDTLGSIELQCNENFMSGEYIDSDCTGNQEDECDRFRQLLELKCKIRNHGEYDLYYSSSTIECNQGEQEGVEHELQLLNEELRNIELECQNIMQAHRLQKVTDHYGDIWALHDGGFRNYNTSLDGQRAKLDDIMEHPEKSDKDSSSAYNTAESCRSTPLTVDRSPDSSLPRVIHLTNKKNLSSTVAAHQPSPGQSGKEWTSTKAKTAEQGSSVDGEEKLLENNRLPDQEKPATAHIPYLSPYHSSSYRYANIPAHARHYQSYMQLIQQKSAVEYAQSQLSLVSVCKEPQKCAEPKMEWKVKIRSDGTRYITKRPVRDRLLKERALKIKEERSGMTTDDDTMSEMKMGRYWSKEERKQHLVRAKEQRRRREFMMRSRLECLKESPQSGNEGKKEINIIELSHKKMMKKRNKKILDNWMTIQELMTHGAKSPDGTRVHNAFLSVTTV